CTCGCGACTTTCATCCCACACGCCCTGCCCGACCATGAAACGCTGCAGACGTTTGATCGGTTCTTCGAGCCAGGCTTGCTTGACTTCGTCCGCCGACCGGTAGCGTGTGGCATCGTCGGCCGTGGTGTGATCGCCGAGGCGATAACTCAGGCATTCGAGCAACACCGGGCCTTTGCCGTGGCGCGCCCGTTCGAGGGCCGCTTGCACGCGGTCATACACGGCGAGTATGTCGTTGCCGTCGACCTGCTCACCGTGGAACCCGGCGCCAATGGCTTTCTGCGCCAACGTGGGAGCGCCGCACTGAATTCGTCGCGGTACCGAAATCGCCCATTGGTTGTTGTTGACCATGAACACCACCGGCAACTGCCAGGCGCCAGCGACATTGAGGGCCTCGAGAAAATCACCTTTGCTGGTGCCGCCATCGCCGCAGGTGGTGACGGCAACCCGATGCTCGCCACGGATCTTGAATGCGCTGGCGACGCCGCAGGCATGCAGGGCCTGGGTGGCAATCGGCACACAGATCGGGAAATCCTGCGCCACCGCCGGGTCGACAAAGTCGCTGCCACGCTCATCGCCGCCCCAATACAACAGGATTTCTTCCATGCGCACGCCACGCATCAGTTGCACGGCGGTGTCGCGGTAATACGGGATCAGCACGTCTTCGGCGTGCATCAGGCTGCCGACCGCAACGCCAATGGCTTCCTGGCCCAGGGTCGGCGCGTAGGTACCGATGCGCCCGGTGCGTTGCAGGGCGACCGCTTTCTGGTCAAAAAGGCGGGTCAGGACCATCTGCCGATACAAGCGCGTCAACAGATTGAAGTCGTCGGCCCAGGGAGGGAGATCGCAGAGCACCTGGCCGTCAGGGGATAAAAAACGGGTGTAGGGCAGCTCAACCTTGTGAAGCATCACAGGGCTCCTGGCACGCGGGGTCGGCGTGCGATTGTCAGGCCCGACGTTTGTGGCGCAGGGCTTGGGGAGCAAGTTGGCCGGATAGGCACTCACTCCTTTATCGATTCAAACGTTTACCGGTACAGCACTTTCTCTGCCAACTCATCCGCTACCCTGGCCGGAGAACGTTTTTCCGCCTGGGCATGGGCAAAGACTTCGGTCAGCCGTGAACTGATTTTCGACAGGTGCGCGGTGATGGTCGTCAGCTCTTCCCCACGGTGTTTGAGCGACACGTAGATCAGCCCGCCGGCGTTGATCACGTAATCCGGCGCATACAGAATGCCCCGGCGTTCCAGCTGATCGGCGACTTCCAGATGGGTCAGTTGGTTGTTGGCCGAACCTGCGACCGCCGAGCAACGCAACTGCGTCACGCTGGTCCTGTTAAGCACACCGCCCAAGCCACAAGGCGCGAGAATGTCGCAAGGGGTGCTGAGCAGCGCTTCGTTGGCGATCGGATGAGCGCCCAACTGCTCCATGGCCAGTTGTACTTTGCCGTGATCGATGTCGCTGACCAGCAGCTCGGCGCCGGCAGCGTGCA
The Pseudomonas sp. GR 6-02 genome window above contains:
- the pdhA gene encoding pyruvate dehydrogenase (acetyl-transferring) E1 component subunit alpha: MLHKVELPYTRFLSPDGQVLCDLPPWADDFNLLTRLYRQMVLTRLFDQKAVALQRTGRIGTYAPTLGQEAIGVAVGSLMHAEDVLIPYYRDTAVQLMRGVRMEEILLYWGGDERGSDFVDPAVAQDFPICVPIATQALHACGVASAFKIRGEHRVAVTTCGDGGTSKGDFLEALNVAGAWQLPVVFMVNNNQWAISVPRRIQCGAPTLAQKAIGAGFHGEQVDGNDILAVYDRVQAALERARHGKGPVLLECLSYRLGDHTTADDATRYRSADEVKQAWLEEPIKRLQRFMVGQGVWDESREQALISECQGLVQVAVDNFEAAGLQAPASVIDHVYAQWPQALAEQREDFLERVARRTGGSGHE